A single region of the Liolophura sinensis isolate JHLJ2023 chromosome 9, CUHK_Ljap_v2, whole genome shotgun sequence genome encodes:
- the LOC135474860 gene encoding uncharacterized protein LOC135474860 isoform X3, translated as MHQSKVHTSTFSSTNNLRWNPGYYHERIYSIPGLQSETNIPLDRVDLKALSDSRTGRSLNRERSGPDPDLKLPWFHQCTQGCHIALSKHILACCCLPQSQCQDANSDTSLQYCTAHYCLPAWKRPFDPSRYDPCSLPKKICSDYVSNPYGTLPPCHRMAVSNWELNGPLARPQYGSRKTPLNFGLTQPEYCSRQNLPVRCNNQFRSTKPWVNCCQKPMWQHCHQTMGPREYHSKLGKDHSRSYCIKPRMSNYACRPCSGLPGAPTNAAGRPSFERNPNPHALITSSRDAAWDQSNSFKHSGYNSFSSCRPSMADEHQKRNDFGGFVNNAHRRSSRRRYRRTLNARRRLTFERVEPPHIETEIREKNSETQVSSFWSRDPRKKEPLANGGKFDSRVIEKKIIHTQNPRELPVTMETRKPSPKIQSTLPKAMTSMTRADVIGAVSGKGSSISESMETTHSEATCNRNVAQALVCNLSISVLNQQKKVCEPVVAEQWVNSLSKDVNSLVFCSDDMNGPSQSETPSSSVPDSITGDLTPPSAMVELKNTPLSARKPLTTTLSGVHGCSQTVHVNPTSVDLSEMPTQNSTPPCQPVSLMPRTHDTDMLIRGRRVKCFLSSSGTVKSLSLLGKFTFMGSVSLKQGVISPMRPRFMHSLTPVKMQRVTCFTNKTWKTVESRTSMNGNMKAGKVKQCHGSTRKCAESIKTGASFTGAQTKDVHTHKLKVDPEFLANIKTSVAKLLRSKCVKTTAEQPKKGEQLSPEFSSNSRCLWDLYPSLNMTPQRCERPSTATVYQFQEKKAMDNHSLNACTKPWVGRSDTRSSARKASSSERKSLSAITLSDENDLHTQLISEKEREACQGIEEQSNFCPEISQGNMTDVESSVIQREPMEQLSTTPWSSLPLKLPSSKETGSVHTLTEDIQEIETKTDACSLWQRENKLNTCSALTDTTVVTFTPSRSHAEKRCSCHAPTLSTNQPNPNDLSAERPDPVPVSSPEVRFKTPSAQELDITISPPKLDAAADELNVSHDVDKSINSPNFLTPSPPILTPVLVPKNRNCSTQPQFASVSKETALYASACPEESLNILAGVCDMEKARIETERALSLKPVLNTATDVPTFTKSMFHKLNPLVSTTSPSLSSNTDLRSTVNSMDYGGCTCKFGEKRAKSPQLVNSCAQDTSNGDKDLIQHSKARNLNEKAAVNLENVQIGDIWKRKRKATKKSTQPKNRRYNKLMAEAKSRSVKERKFDHDVKGIVIGNIKETDSFRKSTRKRHYKKHDRMPFDYVSVDRRKGKSADKISLSCEALIKVTRIDSGATRPVIVDERQCCNVTDTAIASKEPSKIAATLSERKEDRAAKFSAQKSWSADDGSRIGKYTSMSIGTALSTVVQSPDFKRCRPLKIPVSRIQLDKYHGQTKQKGDKRRGFELSEKDSWNSADGQGTTSVNRISGKRLDFKPAVEGESHTNTGSGDQHVTGTDYVSNAKLPESCDSERLKAEDQNFPEKVDHVAFDGSVLQANNAEHALMNKKANASLKCVNVNQDFSEQSLDKECHQPKIQIDFTTSNKDVQGQSFVKAGSSVFPVRVISKPLISCKFCNHYSARSQPEVNWHVREAHPFRCYKCFKTFQSKPLKYMLLKMPPHWSSALQLQPMRAFAYRRKGWLTGETT; from the exons ATGCATCAGTCAAAAGTACATACCAGTACCTTCAGCTCAACTAATAACTTGCGCTGGAACCCTGGGTATTATCATGAAAGAATTTATTCAATACCAGGTTTGCAAAGTGAAACAAATATACCGCTGGATAGAGTTGATCTGAAAGCATTGAGTGATTCAAGAACAGGAAGGTCGCTGAACAGAGAAAGATCAGGCCCTGATCCTGATCTAAAACTGCCATGGTTCCATCAGTGTACTCAGGGATGCCATATTGCTTTGTCCAAACACATACTTGCATGCTGTTGCCTGCCTCAGTCACAGTGTCAGGATGCCAATAGTGACACTTCATTACAGTATTGCACAGCACATTACTGCTTGCCAGCATGGAAAAGACCTTTTGACCCATCAAGATATGACCCTTGCTCATTGCCCAAAAAGATATGCTCTGATTATGTAAGCAACCCATATGGAACCCTCCCTCCTTGTCACAGGATGGCTGTTAGTAACTGGGAGTTAAATGGCCCTTTGGCCAGACCACAGTATGGTAGCAGAAAAACGCCACTGAATTTTGGATTAACCCAACCAGAATATTGCTCAAGGCAAAACCTTCCTGTCAGATGCAATAATCAGTTCAGAAGCACAAAGCCATGGGTAAATTGCTGTCAGAAGCCTATGTGGCAGCATTGTCATCAAACTATGGGCCCGAGAGAGTACCATAGTAAGCTTGGGAAAGATCATTCCAGATCTTATTGCATCAAACCTCGGATGTCAAATTATGCTTGCAGACCATGCTCAGGACTTCCGGGGGCTCCAACAAATGCAGCAGGACGTCCAAGTTTTGAAAGAAATCCCAACCCACATGCTCTTATCACATCGTCTAGAGATGCTGCATGGGATCAGTCAAACTCGTTTAAGCACAGTGGTTACAACAGCTTCAGTTCCTGTCGCCCAAGCATGGCAGATGAGCATCAGAAAAGAAATGACTTTGGGGGCTTTGTGAACAATGCACATAGAAGAAGCAGTAGGAGAAGATACAGAAGAACCTTGAATGCAAGACGAAGACTAACTTTTGAAAGAGTAGAGCCACCTCATATAGAAACAGAAATCCGAGAAAAAAATTCGGAAACTCAGGTTTCAAGTTTTTGGTCTCGTGACCCGAGGAAGAAAGAACCATTAGCTAATGGTGGGAAATTTGATTCTCGTGTGATAGAGAAGAAAATTATACACACTCAAAACCCACGTGAGTTACCAGTGACAATGGAAACACGTAAACCTTCACCTAAAATTCAGTCTACACTCCCAAAAGCTATGACTTCTATGACAAGAGCAGATGTCATTGGTGCTGTTAGTGGAAAAGGCAGTAGCATTTCAGAATCCATGGAAACAACACATAGTGAAGCTACATGCAATAGAAATGTAGCTCAGGCCTTGGTCTGCAATTTATCAATATCAGTTCTAAATCAGCAGAAAAAAGTATGTGAACCTGTGGTTGCAGAGCAATGGGTGAACTCATTGAGCAAAGATGTAAACTCATTGGTATTTTGTAGTGATGACATGAATGGTCCTTCGCAGTCTGAAACTCCTTCATCTTCAGTCCCTGACAGCATAACAGGTGATTTAACTCCTCCAAGCGCAATGGTAGAATTGAAAAATACACCTCTGTCAGCCAGAAAACCACTGACAACCACTTTGTCAGGAGTCCATGGATGCAGCCAAACAGTTCATGTTAATCCAACTTCAGTTGATCTCTCTGAAATGCCAACACAAAACAGCACTCCTCCTTGTCAGCCTGTAAGCCTTATGCCAAGAACTCATGACACAGATATGCTTATTAGGGGGAGAAGAGTCAAGTGTTTCCTTTCTTCATCAGGAACTGTAAAATCACTTAGTCTGTTAGGGAAATTCACCTTCATGGGTTCAGTGTCTTTGAAGCAAGGCGTAATTAGTCCAATGCGACCTCGTTTCATGCACAGCTTAACACCAGTTAAAATGCAACGTGTCACTTGTTTTACCAACAAAACCTGGAAGACAGTGGAGAGTAGAACTAGTATGAATGGGAATATGAAGGCAGGAAAAGTGAAACAATGCCATGGGAGCACAAGAAAATGTGCAGAGAGCATCAAAACTGGAGCTTCTTTCACTGGAGCACAGACAAAAGATGTGCACACCCATAAATTAAAAGTTGATCCTGAGTTCTTGGCCAATATCAAGACAAGTGTTGCAAAACTCTTGAGAAGTAAATGTGTGAAAACGACAGCTGAACAACCCAAAAAAGGTGAACAACTTAGTCCTGAATTCAGCAGTAATTCTAGATGCCTTTGGGACTTGTACCCATCTTTAAACATGACTCCGCAAAGATGCGAAAGGCCTAGCACAGCCACAGTCTATCAGTTTCAAGAGAAAAAAGCCATGGATAATCACTCACTTAATGCTTGCACCAAACCCTGGGTGGGCCGATCTGACACAAGAAGTAGTGCAAGAAAGGCCAGTAGCAGTGAAAGAAAAAGTTTATCTGCTATAACATTGTCTGATGAGAATGATTTGCATACACAGTTGATTTCTGAGAAGGAGAGGGAGGCATGTCAGGGTATTGAAGAACAGAGTAACTTCTGCCCAGAAATTAGTCAAGGTAACATGACTGATGTTGAATCATCTGTGATTCAGAGAGAGCCAATGGAACAGCTGTCCACCACTCCATGGTCTTCACTTCCTTTAAAATTGCCCAGTTCCAAAGAAACTGGCTCAGTCCACACACTGACAGAGGACATTCAAGAAATAGAAACCAAAACAGATGCTTGCTCATTATGGCAAAGAGAAAATAAATTGAACACTTGCTCTGCCTTGACAGACACAACAGTAGTTACATTTACTCCATCCAGATCCCATGCAGAAAAGAGATGTAGTTGTCACGCCCCTACTCTGTCCACAAACCAGCCTAATCCAAATGACCTGTCTGCTGAGAGACCAGACCCTGTACCAGTCTCAAGCCCAGAGGTACGTTTTAAAACTCCCAGTGCACAGGAGCTTGATATTACAATTAGTCCTCCAAAGCTGGATGCAGCTGCTGATGAATTGAATGTAAGTCATGATGTGGACAAAAGCATCAATTCTCCAAATTTTTTAACTCCAAGTCCTCCTATTTTGACCCCCGTGTTGGTACCTAAGAATCGTAATTGTTCCACACAGCCACAGTTTGCATCAGTATCTAAGGAAACTGCTCTTTATGCCAGTGCCTGCCCAGAGGAGTCTTTAAATATTCTGGCTGGTGTTTGCGATATGGAAAAGGCAAGGATTGAAACAGAAAGAGCTTTGTCTCTGAAACCAGTGCTAAACACAGCAACCGATGTCCCGACATTTACGAAAAGCATGTTTCACAAACTGAATCCGCTGGTATCAACAACTAGTCCCAGCTTAAGTTCTAACACAGATCTTAGGAGCACAGTGAACAGTATGGACTATggaggatgtacatgtaaatttgggGAGAAAAGAGCCAAAAGTCCACAACTCGTTAACAGCTGTGCTCAAGACACTAGTAATGGAGATAAAGATTTGATCCAGCATAGTAAAGCCAGGAATCTGAATGAAAAGGCTGCTGTTAACTTAGAAAATGTTCAAATTGGTGATATTTGGAAAAGAAAGCGTAAGGCAACCAAAAAAAGCACACAGCCAAAAAATAGGCGATACAACAAGTTAATGGCTGAAGCGAAGTCAAGGAgtgtgaaagaaagaaagtttGATCATGATGTGAAGGGAATAGTCATTGGTAATATTAAGGAAACTGACTCTTTCAGAAAATCAACAAGAAAAAGGCACTACAAAAAACATGACAGAATGCCATTTGATTATGTTTCTGTCGATAGAAGAAAGGGTAAATCTGCTGACAAGATTTCTCTAAGTTGTGAAGCCTTGATCAAAGTGACAAGAATTGATAGTGGTGCAACAAGACCTGTTATTGTAGACGAAAGACAATGTTGCAATGTCACTGATACAGCCATTGCTTCAAAAGAGCCAAGCAAAATTGCAGCAACATTATCAGAGAGAAAGGAAGATAGAGCAGCAAAGTTTTCTGCACAAAAATCCTGGAGTGCAGACGATGGGAGCCGTATAGGTAAATATACCTCAATGTCTATAGGCACTGCGCTGTCCACCGTCGTGCAGTCTCCAGATTTTAAGCGGTGTAGGCCTTTAAAAATTCCTGTGAGTCGAATTCAGTTAGACAAGTACCATGGACAGACCAAACAAAAGGGAGACAAAAGACGTGGTTTTGAACTTAGTGAGAAGGACAGTTGGAATAGTGCTGATGGTCAAGGGACAACTTCAGTGAATAGAATATCAGGCAAGAGACTTGACTTCAAGCCAGCTGTGGAAGGAGAGTCACATACAAACACAGGCTCTGGAGATCAGCATGTTACGGGCACAGATTATGTCAGCAATGCTAAACTTCCTGAATCCTGTGATTCTGAAAGACTGAAAGCAGAGGATCAAAATTTCCCAGAGAAGGTTGATCATGTTGCCTTTGATGGGTCAGTATTACAGGCCAACAATGCTGAGCATGCTTTAATGAACAAGAAAGCAAATGCTTCTCTAAAGTGTGTGAATGTAAATCAAGATTTTTCAGAGCAATCTTTGGACAAAGAATGTCATCAACCCAAAATACAGATAGATTTCACAACATCAAACAAAGATGTTCAGGGTCAGAGCTTTGTTAAAGCTGGCTCTTCTGTGTTCCCTGTTCGTGTCATTTCAAAGCCACTCATTTCTTGCAAATTTTGTAACCATTATTCAGCCCGGTCGCAACCAGAGGTCAACTGGCATGTAAGAGAAGCACATCCATTCCGCTGTTACAAGTGTTTTAAGACATTCCAGAGTAAG CCGCTGAAATACATGTTGCTGAAGATgccacctcactggtcaagtGCCTTACAGTTGCAGCCAATGAGAGCTTTTGCTTACCG GAGGAAAGGTTGGCTCACAGGAGAGACCACATAA